The Pristiophorus japonicus isolate sPriJap1 chromosome 8, sPriJap1.hap1, whole genome shotgun sequence genomic sequence CATTTCATTATTTTGCTGTGCAGCATCTATTGCTAAAGGAaaggacttgcacttatatagtgcctcaggctgtcccaaagcgctttacaactaatgagATACTTTTGtagtgcagccaatttgtgcatagcaaggtcccacaaacagcagtgagatacatGGCtatataatctgtttttaatgatgttggttaagagataaatatttgtcaggacactgggagaactcttgCTCTTCATCGAATTGTGCCATGGGAACCTTTACATCCATCTGAGTGGGCACACAtccttggttcaacatctcatccgaaagatggcacctttgacagtgcagcacttcctcagtactacactggagcgtcagccttgattacatgctcaagtctcggGACTggcacttgaacctacaaccttctgactcagaggtgagagtgctactcctGATCCAAGGCTGGCATTACCTTTGCAATGAAAACAGTCTAAAACAAAAAGGCGGTATAATTCAAAATGGACTGGAAGATGGTATGGACTCGCTTAATCTATTTGACCATAACCAATGCAAGAACATTTTCAAAGATTGCGAAATAGTGGTCTGAGAAGGAGGCCGCTCTATTATATAGTTCAACAATTCCCTCTCCAAATGCAGTGAATCAAGTAGATCTTTCCAAAGAGCTGAATGTAGTTAAAGTTTAGGAAGGTGTATACAGTCAGCCTAGCTCTTGGAGGGGAATGTATTAAGGGTTTTTATTTATAAGGTGGAGACTTTTTGGCTTGCAGTGTCTGTGGTGTGATGCTGTCTGAAAAATGAATCCATTCACCTTGAACTTGAAATTAAGTTCATGGGCTTTTGCAGACAGTTTAGCCCATAATGCATATGCAGTAGGATAAACACTTTTTTGACGAGGAAGTCAAGTTGTGGTAAATTACAGAAAAAGAAAACTAGGTCTTAATAAAAAAATTATTCCAGGAAAACTGACTCATCCAGTCTGAAAGAAAAATGGATTTATGGAATTTGATAATGAGGCTGTCGCATGTGTTGTTGCATCTCCGCTGCCTGTGAAATGGGACAGGCTGCAGGTGGGTGGGAGGGTAGTGCAGCCTTAAGCCTATGTATTATTTCGAGTTATTTGCCCACGAGAGTGCTTGGAAGCTGCAGCTGAGAGTGAATGCTGAGGTGCTTGGTTTTACCCATGCATGGTGCATAAGAGACTGATCTGGTCACTGGTATTAAGCTCAAAACCGTTGCTTCTGAAATCCTGAATGCTGCACCCATTAAAATATATTAAAAACAAATATACTTTGGTTATATTTGGTTATTTCAACAAGAACTTGATAACAGAAGGAGTGAGACCAGttattaagaggttatggggagcgggcggggaagtggagctgagtccatgatcttattgaatggtggagcaggctcgaggggccatatggaactcctgttcctatttcttatgttcttatgttgtgaagTCTTGATTGGATTTATTTGCACCTTATTTGAAAACAAAGTCATCAAAATTAGATTGGCTCCTCCCGTTTCAAAATGAATGGTGTATGAGTGTATGTCCAATTTAAATGCAGTAGTCATACTGTACAAATGGAGCTACCATAGCTAGAATAAAGGTAACATACCATTAAAGATTCTGGCAAGAAAATTGTGAATATCTGTCCACTGGGTTTGTATTTTCATTGTAATTGGTTGTGAAAATTAATGTATCAAGTGCCCAAACATTTGCAAAACATGAATCATGGTAATAGCTAAAGCTCTTAATGAGTCCTTTAATCATCTGTAGTATTTAAGAAAGGTTTTTAATTAAAATTGTCATCTATTCAGACTGGCATTTTTATTATCTGTTGTATACGTAACAGATGTTTAAAATTCCTCATCCTGACCAGACAATTAGTTGACTTGTTAACACATTGGTGGTGTACTATATAACCACTTAACTGTCATGTTAGATTTCAGGATTTTTCTGTGGTTATGCAACATTAATTTAATTGTGTAAAGAAAATGGAAAGCGCTAAATTGGACAAAATATTTATTGCAATTTAGCTTTGCGATTTATTACAATAGTTGTAAATTGTGAATTTAAATCCTGCCGCCTCGTTCTACACAGAATTGTTTAGAGTCTTGTCACTTGGATTTCAGTGAAGTGTAATGAAAAGTTTTTGTTATGTTCACTTGAACTGTAATAAAACATCTAGCGGTACAGTTATAGATAGTCTTCCAAACTTAAATTGTGCTGAGAAATTACTTTGAGCtagataacactggggtaaagtgatGGTAGTGGATATGGAATTCTAATATCGGATTATTACAGATGTCcaccttggctcaatggtagcactcttgcctctgagtcaggaggtcatgggttcaagctccactccaggactgTTAACCATGCATCATTTTGGTTAACATTctagggcagcactgagggagtgctgtactgtcagagctgctgtatttcagatgaaatgttaaactgaggtcctgtctgccttcCCGGGTGGCAGTGAACGATCTCATGGCaattttcgaagaagagtagggaagttctcccagcgtcctggccaacatttatcacaaaattgtttaattggtcatttatcggtttgctgtttgtgggatcttgctgtgtgcaaattggctgctgcatttccctccaTTATAAAAGTGACTGTGCTTCAAAATTACTGCATTAGTTGTGAAGTTCGTTGGGACATCCTGACGTTGtgtaagacgctatataaatttaaATCCTTTCCTTAAATTATTTCAGTTCAAGTGCAATGTTTCCTGTACCAGAATGCTAAATGAGCCTTGTGACAGCACTTGAGCTAATTAGATTATTTTAGCAAAGGTTACTGATGATAAGACAACGTGAGTACTAGGATTTTTTTTGTACTTGCTAAACTTTTTTTTTCTTCTTGCTCATTACATTCAGGAGGAAAGAACAGTGCTCGACCGAAACCTGTTGCAGCTTCGAGGTTCTGAGCGGCGAATCGTGTGGAAAGTGCGGTTTAACCTGGGGAACAGCAGCAGGCAGAACGCAGAGTGTCGAAACTCCATCCAGGGTAAACTGCTAATTACAGATGAACAAGGTGAGGAAATGTGCCATTACCTAGTTTCCATCTACCAGCACTTTCACTTCCTCATTCTCATTTAAATTCACTAGGCTGTTGATTAATAGTAGTATGATTTTTAATAAGAGTCGGTGCTCTTCTGAATAATGTGTACTCTATATCATAGTGACATTGTTTCTCATTTGAAATAAGCTGCACAACTCCTCAAATTTGCTGTGAGATCTCATACCATTGTTTCCCTTTTTACGCCATTTTATTGCAGGTTATGTGTGTGAGAGGAAAGACTTGCTTGTGAATGGCTGCTGCAGTGTAAACACACCTAGCACAAAGTTGTATGCATGTGACACCTGCCTGCCCAATGACTGCTGCAGTGTGTATGAGTACTGTGTCTCCTGTTGCCTACAGCCAAATAAGGTAAGAAAATGCTTCCCTCTTGCATGGTGCAAACATCTGGCATTTGACAGATTGAGATTGTCAAATTACAAAAAATTGCaactattaacataagaacataagaaataggagcaggagtaggccacctgactcctcgagcctgctccgccatttaataagatcatggctgatctgatcatggactcagctccacttccctgcctgctccccataactctttattccattatcgctcaaaaatctgtctatctctgccttaaatatattcaatgacccagcctccacagctctctggggcacagaatcccATAGATTGATATATATCTTTGTGTAATAATTCAAAATGTCAATAAATCTTTGTGTATTTCAACATGTAAAAGGAATTCTACAACTACCTCAGCTTCTAGGGTTAAATGAAGAATGATGGGAGGGGGCATAAACgtaagcatggacctgttgggccgaatggcctgtttctgtgcagctaATACTATGGGgtaaaatttggccctccggttaaaACGGCGCACTGACTTTGTACTCCAAAAACGGTGCCGAAAATTTACCTCGGTTTTCTCCCCACTCCGTGGACCGTCATAGGCCTTGGCATGGCATGGCAAAAGCagttgcggggcgggggggggggctggcgGGGCGGGGGTTGGAGCTAcaaccctgcaccgaaaacagtggagtctgcgcacatgcgcagtagctcctcgccctcccagcgcgtctgCAGGCTGTGAGCCTGACCCGAtgcttgccgcccctatccctggctgaagggacgacccgatgctcgccgcccctatctctggccgaagggacgacttgATACTCTTCAACAGCACTGCACTGGTAAAATATGCTGCACAACACAGAGCCATGGTTGAAGTAAGTTAGGGGTGCTAGCAAGAGTGGCATGTCTGTCAGATAAGTTCCCACGGAGTTCATGGAATCCTGTTGTTTAGAAGCACCAGCAGCCATAGTGAATCGCTTAGCAGAGTATGCACAATAAGTACGTTGGGACAATAAGTACAAGGAACTTTTTATAGCCTGTGGGAGGGGTAGCATTTTGTCTTTAATGAAAAGTCCAGTTCTGATGCAGTTAAACATATATCTGTCATATTAAATTCTGAATTTTCGTAACAAGCTAGCAGCATAGAGCGAGGCTAGTGGTGATCTGAAATGTTAATATGCTATCCAGAGATGGAGGTCATAGCTAGTCCAAAGACATGCTGGCATCAATGCTGCTTATTTTCAGTGAGAAACTGTCAGGTCAATCCATCATTTAACTAAATTTTTGGTGTCAATATGTTGAAATGGACTGAGCATTTTAGACTATAAAAGATAGTTTTCATTTAATGTTGATAGGATAGCCAATTTATGTGAACTAATGTATATTGTTTGGCCCAGCCTTGTGCCCTTggtgacttaagttttattttttattgatttattttttatttattattgatggtttttatgcttctttaatgttgttgtgaaggtgtttagtgctttgcaaagtcCTCTCAttgccctccccgccccccccatctctggctacctgcgctgatttcataactctccaagggttttctgtgtgaccataagtggccacatatgctggcctaagttagtttggagcaactattagctgtccaaactggctttaatggccaaaacaggtggctggtaacaccctcttttggggaaaaaaaactaaacttaaaaaaaatcctaactaactcgcttacgctggtgcaaattaaatgtgcagaatggggatttttaagatactccagaaaaatcaagttgctccaaaataacagcaactcctggggaaatttgggccctatatgtaTCTAATAGTTCAAAAATGCTTGCAGGATGTTCAGCCTGATCAAAATGTTATCTAGTTAATAATAGTGGTCAAGCATGAGAAAGTAGAAATATTGCATCCATCTGAATAGTTCATCCAGTAAGAGATTAATATTGCTTTGCAGGAATTGACCTGAAGAACTCTGCTTTAAAGTAACACTTGGATCAGACATTCATTGCAAACCAGAATACCATGCAAACAATTTTTTGAGATGAAATTAACTTTGATGTATGAAATTGACTCAATTTTGGATAATATTTATATTATATTGCTAACTGCATTAAAAATCTGTGTGGTTTCTCATCCTCAGCAACCTCTATTGGAACGTTTCCTGAATAGGGCTGCAGAAGCCTTCCAGAATCTGTTTACAGCAATTGAAGACCACTTCGAGCTCTGCCTGGCAAAGTGCAGAACATCATCTCAGGTTCGTAATGAGCAAATTTCAAATGACTGCAGAATTAGTGAGAACAACATACACTCAAAATAAATGTCATACATCATTCAGTTCCATTATATTTGCCATTATTTGAGCCATTTATTTGCAACCCCGTCCTACACTTATCACAATTCTACTTTATCATATCTGATGTGTGGGAAAGCAAGCTACTCTTTGGTAGTTGGACAACTATCTCGTGAGCTAACTTTTAGAAGAACTGCATTCAATTTTAAAAACTCAACCTTGCCAGAATATGCTGAATAACCTCTAATTTTCTTCTATGCCCATTTGTATATTCTGTAGAAAGATTCATATCCTGAAATTGAGCCCTGGACTGCTGAATACCATGTGACTCAGTTATTAGTATTGGCAGTATCCGACCCAATGTCAACCACGTCACCGGCTGAATATCACTATGCCTAGTGAGAATGTATAAGCTGTTCTTTTCTGTTTTACTTTCTGAGCTGATCCTTGCAACCTGCTCATAGCTTCACTGGTTGGAGGTATATGGTGCAAAACTTTGGTCTTCAAGGACTAATAATGTTGTTTGGTAACATTATTGCATAAGTACACATCGTGATATCATCCTCTTTCAAACTTTCCCTTTTCAGTATATTTTCCCATCTATTGATGCAATTTTCTCCCTTGCAGAGTGTTCAACATGAAAATAACTACAGAGATCCAGCCGCAAAGTATTGCTATGGAGAAGATCTGCCAGAGCTACTTCCACTTTAATCTATGTTGTTAAAATAGCCATCATGACCAAGGCATGTTCTGTTTGGACAAACTTTCACCGTGCAAGGATTgtagaggtttttttttaaatacgaGGAAACTGCAGTAACTTTGTTTTCTACATCATTATTTAATATTTATTTTGTTTTAACTTTTGAACTGTCTGGCAGCAATCAAGGCGACCAAATGCAAAAACAATACCCTTCCAAAATGTGTAATTAATACTGTGCTCAATATTGCAGCCTGAGTAGACTACTGCCAGCAACTAACGAATCATCTGCGACACTAATTACAGTTTATTTGCATATTTGGAAATTAATTTGAGCAagatatgtaaatatatgcatatgttTATCAAAATTAAGATGTACATAACACTTGATTTATGAACAGTTCAGACTTTCTGCCTGCTCGAATGTGATTTTAAGTCTTGCCAATTCATAAAGGAATATGATTATAAGATGGAACCATGTAGCTTTGTAGTCCAGTTTTGGATACCAGTGAAGCATGATATTTGATGCAGCAAAATGGAATTGTTTTAGTTAAATATAGGCTACAAAGATTGAGATTGCTTATATTAGGTTATCTCCAATCCCATCTAAATGATTAAATGTTGTGTTCTGGCCTTAATATTGGGAATATACCTTCAGTAAAGATGTGATATCCTGATGATCTACACAAACTAAAAAtcaaaatgattcaacatttgtAAGCTCTGGCCgtttctgatgatgtcagtgctccAAAGAATAACTTATCCATTAATCAATGAAAGATAAAGCAAAAGTTGAAAGGAACATTTTCTACAATCTAGATAAAacaagagagaaaaataaatatgTTTGAGTTTCCTGGCCACCTCTTTTATAAGGCAGTTGTACtgagagaaaggaagaaaaaaaacagaagTATTTAGATGGAGAAAGTAAGCCCCTTtgttacagtgacctcagtctttaagaaAACAGTGTATCCTTCAATGAATACTTGAGGTTGAAAGGCATTAGTGATGCATTATTTTCTTTCATTTGAAAGAGTCTCCAGGCAGATGAGCCTGAGGTAAAGGACTAGTGAATAGAATATGCTAAAATATGTGAGAACATTTTTTGTTCGGTATGTTTATGTATAAATGACACATTGTAATGTAGAGAGCATCATCTTCCCGAGGGCTAAAGAATAAatcatgtgcttttattttttGTTGTTTTATATTCGAGGTTTCTATTAACTTAACATAAGCTAACTTAATTTGTGTATGGGGATTGAATGCAAGTGTAACTGTGAGATGTATAAACATGTTTTGATGTCATAAAATGGAATAATATCCTAATAAAGAACAAATGTAGCAGGTAACATTTTTAACATTAACTCCCAATCAGACTCATTATTCAGTGACAGTTACTTTATTTCTTTCCTACCCCCAAGTTCCCAGGCTGAATTAACATCTATCATTAACCCAGAATGTTTAAGGATGATGCATTTCCACTGTAGCTACTGGTTTGAGACTGGTAGCTGCAGTTCAGATTTCAGCCAGACAGAATCATATTTGTGTTGCTGAGCTCCTGCATGGTTAGACTGCTGCCCAAGAGAGAGTGATCTCTACACTGGGCATTCTTCCAACAATGAGAGAATCTTTGC encodes the following:
- the spring1 gene encoding SREBP regulating gene protein gives rise to the protein MVQCISMVWRKVLRKRWVLAVVFGLSLIYFLSSTLRQEERTVLDRNLLQLRGSERRIVWKVRFNLGNSSRQNAECRNSIQGKLLITDEQGYVCERKDLLVNGCCSVNTPSTKLYACDTCLPNDCCSVYEYCVSCCLQPNKQPLLERFLNRAAEAFQNLFTAIEDHFELCLAKCRTSSQSVQHENNYRDPAAKYCYGEDLPELLPL